The following coding sequences lie in one Primulina huaijiensis isolate GDHJ02 chromosome 2, ASM1229523v2, whole genome shotgun sequence genomic window:
- the LOC140963930 gene encoding uncharacterized protein encodes MRIQKMAEHNYMDNFSKFCYKFVEFNKTTRIIHALLESMRDVPPVKEHFQRPHAFLFLGLHRAGREDLAAGLSKCYAPESSMNSVIEVDLSLCTEPDSFFRCTCKGKPGDLFVDAMRARSRSIIVFYDFEIAHISVFSNILSILDHGFLSDNKGNDIYFHNSVIIFVSRCGNREMISALFRVLDDDRIDDTTEGLRFRTEFLNRLDEIVLFFPFRRQQFDVVERLPVSGLPAERRDEFSIMIHRLFHSGKIFYNRKMVSSSFLWRMLTKLEAG; translated from the exons ATGAGGATTCAGAAGATGGCTGAGCACAATTATAtggataatttttcaaaattttgttacAAATTTGTGGAATTTAATAAGACGACCCGGATAATTCATGCTCTATTGGAATCCATGAGAGATGTGCCTCCTGTGAAGGAGCATTTTCAGCGCCCTCATGCGTTCTTATTTTTAGGTCTCCATCGTGCAGGGAGAGAAGACCTCGCCGCCGGACTTTCCAAATGTTATGCTCCTGAGAGTTCAATGAACTCAGTTATTGAGGTTGACCTGTCCCTTTGCACTGAACCGGATTCATTTTTCAG GTGCACTTGCAAAGGGAAACCTGGAGACTTATTTGTTGATGCAATGAGAGCGAGGTCAAGAAGTATTATTGTATTTTATGACTTTGAAATTGCTCACATTTCTGTATTCAGCAACATTCTCTCAATTCTTGACCATGGTTTTCTGAGTGACAACAAAGGcaatgatatttattttcataattcgGTCATTATATTCGTCTCAAGATGTGGAAATAGAGAAATGATAAGTGCTCTCTTCAGAGTTCTTGATGATGATAGAATTGATGATACTACAGAG GGATTGAGGTTTAGGACTGAGTTTCTAAACCGGCTGGACGAGATTGTGcttttctttccttttagacGTCAACAGTTTGATGTGGTGGAACGGTTGCCTGTGAGTGGTCTTCCTGCGGAGAGAAGAGATGAGTTCTCTATCATGATTCACAGATTATTTCACTCTGGAAAA atattttataatCGCAAGATGGTCTCATCATCATTTCTGTGGCGGATGCTGACGAAACTTGAAGCAGGATAG
- the LOC140958916 gene encoding uncharacterized protein isoform X3: MASRDKELQLMNSICVVFLKRMMFSLLKFVAFSMTAAYTYKPEARSMESMRSNRPKDPDNKHKHKHKHKHKHKILEEIATDVAVGAGGYTFHEHH, encoded by the exons ATGGCATCCAG AGACAAAGAACTGCAGTTGATGAACTCAATATGCGTAGTGTTTTTGAAGAGAATGATGTTCTCTCT GCTGAAGTTCGTGGCTTTTAGCATGACGGCTGCCTACACCTACAAGCCAGAAGCCAGAAGTATGGAAAG TATGAGAAGCAACAGGCCTAAGGACCCAGATAACAAGCACAAGCACAAGCACAAGCACAAGCACAAGCACAAAATACTGGAGGAGATTGCCACCGACGTGGCGGTGGGAGCCGGTGGCTACACATTCCACGAGCATCACTAG
- the LOC140958916 gene encoding uncharacterized protein isoform X2 — protein MCNFYSDKELQLMNSICVVFLKRMMFSLLKFVAFSMTAAYTYKPEARSMESMRSNRPKDPDNKHKHKHKHKHKHKILEEIATDVAVGAGGYTFHEHH, from the exons ATGTGCAATTTCTACTC AGACAAAGAACTGCAGTTGATGAACTCAATATGCGTAGTGTTTTTGAAGAGAATGATGTTCTCTCT GCTGAAGTTCGTGGCTTTTAGCATGACGGCTGCCTACACCTACAAGCCAGAAGCCAGAAGTATGGAAAG TATGAGAAGCAACAGGCCTAAGGACCCAGATAACAAGCACAAGCACAAGCACAAGCACAAGCACAAGCACAAAATACTGGAGGAGATTGCCACCGACGTGGCGGTGGGAGCCGGTGGCTACACATTCCACGAGCATCACTAG
- the LOC140958916 gene encoding uncharacterized protein isoform X1, with protein MLTSLLVFDFMHLAFRDKELQLMNSICVVFLKRMMFSLLKFVAFSMTAAYTYKPEARSMESMRSNRPKDPDNKHKHKHKHKHKHKILEEIATDVAVGAGGYTFHEHH; from the exons ATGCTTACTTCTCTACTTGTTTTTGATTTCATGCATTTGGCTTTTAGAGACAAAGAACTGCAGTTGATGAACTCAATATGCGTAGTGTTTTTGAAGAGAATGATGTTCTCTCT GCTGAAGTTCGTGGCTTTTAGCATGACGGCTGCCTACACCTACAAGCCAGAAGCCAGAAGTATGGAAAG TATGAGAAGCAACAGGCCTAAGGACCCAGATAACAAGCACAAGCACAAGCACAAGCACAAGCACAAGCACAAAATACTGGAGGAGATTGCCACCGACGTGGCGGTGGGAGCCGGTGGCTACACATTCCACGAGCATCACTAG